The stretch of DNA CCAAAAATACTACAATGTAATTACATACATGTATTTCAGAACTGTACCcacaatttctaatttttcacaGATAAAATACGATGTAACCTCGtgcaatataaaacaaaatatttttattttaatattagtcGCATATCCGAACTTTTTTACAGCGACAATGCTGTATATACACAAAATAAAAACATGTatcatttaatttgtttaatttaatgAATTCTTCGTTAATATGTTTTAGGTCCTATAAAGCTTCTATGAGTctctaatttttaaatcctATGAGACCTCTGGTAAATCAATCAAATATGAGTATATACAATTCAATGAAAACTGATATACTTTTTGaattcgtggaaaaattaaaaacatcaTTAAGCATCCAATGTAATCTGTGAATTGTAAATATGCAATATATTTGCACTGAGTTTCTTTAACTctaataataatgattaatAATAGGTAGGTCTTGAACGAAATACATTTTCCTGTCCATTGCAATCAGAAAAAACTGTGGTAGGTAAGGATATTTAGCAAAACTTCCATCGATTTCCACATTCGTTGCATAGCACAAAAGTAGTCATAGGTTCATCAGCTGAACGTGTCTGCACTTGATTATAAGTACAATTACGTTTTTTGCACTTTCCACATTTTAATAGATCAGTTTTCGTTCCTTGTACTGTAGCAAGTTGTGCATCATTAATTGCTTCCTTTTTAAACTGTTCCcttaattgttttatttcatcgCTTGCCATCTCTTCTGCAGTCATAACAGCAAGCCTAGCAGGTGTTATAGCACCagcaataaaatttgttcgaaGATTAGGATTTTTTGCGTCACGTAAATTAGCGACTCTACTTCGCacctaaataattagatatatataattagGTTTCGCatttacagaaaaatataaaaatataaaggaaTTAGGACCTTACTCTGTTCTTATATCTATTATcagtatttttaaattctgcATAAATTGCTTCTTCGAGTTCTTCTGCTAATTCCTCTGGAGTAGCACAGCCATCAATTGTATTTCCATCTACTCTTAAAGCTGCTGCCAGTAGCTCTCTACATTTAAGCCGTACAGCATCTGTGGTTGTAGGAGCAGGAAACGTAGACTGTTTTCTTTGAATATCTTTATGAGGTTTCTCTTCCTTCATTTTAACATCACTTCCATCTGCAttatccttttcttttttctgttcTCCATCATCTTTACTTTTCTCTGATTTATCGTCTTTCTTCTTTGAACTGCTTGAAGAAGTagaatctttttctttattggACCCTATGGGAAAgatatagaattttaatttatctaagagaaattttacttttatgtttacttttttatttttaattttatatttaaatttattttcttaccagataaaaatttcttccaATTTTTAATAAGAGTTTTTGATAACGATATAACTTCTTCGTCTCTGCTTGATTTTCTCAATGCATTCACTGTCATTCCAATGCGTGTCTTGGTCAGAAGTTCCAAATCCACAGGTAacttttgtaatattttaagtaattcCAGTGCTTGTTCTTGCCCCTGTAATATGAACAcacttttattataaaaggAAATCGAAGTATACATAATCCATTTATATTTCTCTAATGTAGATTACACATATAGGCATAcatgatatttatataatctaCTGAAGACATTGTTATTATGTATCTTTATCATCAAAACATGCATTGTAACCAATTTTATATAAGGATATAATTTGTGTATGTAacagataattttttttaaagcaaCGTTAAATGTAAACAGTTGAActatacaaataatatatatatatataatatatatacataaatatatacaaataattataGCATAAACAAAAAGTCTATACTAATGAGCTTTGAATTAGTGCGACTACAGACTTTAACGACGACTTCAATACTTATGtgtatagaaaattttataagcCGCATTTTCGAAAACTCTACAACGAAAATAACATGACTCGCCTTTCTCAAGTTTCATGAATGCATTAAAATTATCGTGCCAAATATTAAAGTTCCATAAATACGTTTTGTTGCTTTAACACCATCGAATTACTGTgtatacaaaaatttatacgaataaacatttatttctgGAGAAAAGTTTCAAAcaatatttgtatttgttatatttctttgtatttGTTAAACATTTACGATGATGTATTAGAGTAATCACAATTTATATTGGAAAAGAGCTTTGCTTAATGAACAGCCTCCAATATGCCGAGCAGGGTACACAACTATATTTTACTCACTTACTCACCGTCCCGTCTCCGCTCGACatcttatttaattttttctgaaTCCGTAGCACTTCTTCCTCAGCACTCattatgaaaattttgtactttttacaCAATAAACCAATATAAACACATACAACACACCAATCAAATGAATAACAAACTCCGAGTATGCTTATAACCGTAACTTGCGATGCAGAGTTCGATACTGGATAGGTAACTTGCAACACGCTAAGGTTGCGGTCATTACGTGATATTATAGTGCCATCTTTTGTAGAGGAAATAAGTTAAAAAATGGcgggaatatttaaaaattctatatgAAGAACATTTCTCATTGTCAGAGGAGGAATgcataataaatacatttggTGAATTTGCCAAATAGTTACCTCCTTGTCGATTTTGATAtccttgaaatatttt from Bombus huntii isolate Logan2020A chromosome 3, iyBomHunt1.1, whole genome shotgun sequence encodes:
- the LOC126863825 gene encoding transcription elongation factor S-II isoform X1; its protein translation is MSAEEEVLRIQKKLNKMSSGDGTGQEQALELLKILQKLPVDLELLTKTRIGMTVNALRKSSRDEEVISLSKTLIKNWKKFLSGSNKEKDSTSSSSSKKKDDKSEKSKDDGEQKKEKDNADGSDVKMKEEKPHKDIQRKQSTFPAPTTTDAVRLKCRELLAAALRVDGNTIDGCATPEELAEELEEAIYAEFKNTDNRYKNRVRSRVANLRDAKNPNLRTNFIAGAITPARLAVMTAEEMASDEIKQLREQFKKEAINDAQLATVQGTKTDLLKCGKCKKRNCTYNQVQTRSADEPMTTFVLCNECGNRWKFC
- the LOC126863825 gene encoding transcription elongation factor S-II isoform X2: MTVNALRKSSRDEEVISLSKTLIKNWKKFLSGSNKEKDSTSSSSSKKKDDKSEKSKDDGEQKKEKDNADGSDVKMKEEKPHKDIQRKQSTFPAPTTTDAVRLKCRELLAAALRVDGNTIDGCATPEELAEELEEAIYAEFKNTDNRYKNRVRSRVANLRDAKNPNLRTNFIAGAITPARLAVMTAEEMASDEIKQLREQFKKEAINDAQLATVQGTKTDLLKCGKCKKRNCTYNQVQTRSADEPMTTFVLCNECGNRWKFC